GACATGACCGGCACGGGTGAGGTTGAGCCCGGTCCCCGCCGCCTTGAGGGACAGCAGGAACACCGGTGCCTCGCCCGTCTGGAAGCGGGCCACCATCTCCTCGCGCCGGGCCACCGGCGTACCACCGTGCAGGAACTGCGTGTCCACCCCGCGCGCGGCCAGGTGCTCCTCCAGCAGCCGCGCCATCTGCACGTACTGCGTGAAGACCAGCACCGAGCCTTCCTCGGCCAGGATGGTGTCCAGGAGTTCGTCCAGCAGTTCGACCTTCCCCGACCGGTCCGCGATCCGCGGCTGCTCCTCCTTGAGGAACTGCGCCGGGTGGTTGCAGATCTGCTTGAGCGAGGTCAGCAGCTTCATCACGAGCCCCCGCCGTTCGAAGCCGTCGGCGGCGGAGATCTCCGCCAGGGTCTCGCGGACCACCGCCTCGTACAGACCGGTCTGTTCCGGCGTCAGCGACACGGCCCGGTCGGTCTCGGTCTTCGGCGGCAACTCGGGCGCGATGCCCGGGTCGGACTTCCGGCGGCGCAGCAGGAACGGCCGTACCAGCGCGGCGAGTCGTTCCGCGGCGGCCGGATCGTTGCCGTCCTCGACCGCGGCGGCGTAGCGCGTACGGAAGGTGCCGAGTCGGCCGAGCAGACCGGGCGTCGTCCAGTCCAGGATCGCCCACAGCTCGGAGAGGTTGTTCTCCACGGGGGTGCCGGTGAGCGCGACCCGGGCCCGGGCGCCGATCGTCCGCAGTTGCTTGGCCGTCGCCGAGTGGGGGTTCTTGACGTGCTGGGCCTCGTCGATGACGACCATGCCCCAGGGCACAGTGGCGAGCCGGGGTGCGTCGAGGCGCATCGTGCCGTACGTCGTCAGCACGAACTCGCCGTCCACCAGATCCTCCAGGGAACGGGACGCCCCGTGGAAGCGGCGGACGGGGGTGCCCGGGGCGAACTTCTCGATCTCCCGCTGCCAGTTGCCCATCAGCGACGTCGGACACACCACCAGCGTCGGCCCGGCGGCGTCCCGATCGTTCTGCCGGTGCAGATGCAGGGCGATGAGCGTGATCGTCTTGCCGAGGCCCATGTCGTCGGCGAGACAGCCGCCGAGACCGAGCGAGGTCATGGTGTTCAGCCAGTTCAGCCCGCGCAACTGGTAGTCGCGCAAGGTCGCGGTGAGTGCCTCGGGCTGCCCGACCGACTGCTGAGCGGCGGATTCCGGATCGGCCAGCCGGTCCCGCAACTGCTGGAGCCAGCCGGTCGCCGCCACCTCGACACGCCGGCCGTCCACCTCCGTCGAGCCGGTCAGCACCGCGCCCAGTGCGTCGATCGGAGTGACCTTGCGGTCCTGGGTCTCCCGCGCCCGACGTGCCTCCTCGGGGTCGATGAGCACCCACTGGTCACGCAGCCGCACGATGGGCCTGGACGACTCGGCGAGCCGGTCCACTTCCTCGCGGGTCAGCTTCTGGTCGCCCAGGGCGAACCGCCAGTCGAACGACAGCAGCGCGTCGGCGGAGAGGAACGAGGGCGCGTCCGCGGCCGTACGCCCCCGGGGCCCGTCGCCCTGCCGGTCCGAGACGTCCTGGTCCGGCGCGTCGCGGTCGTCCGGGCCGATCACGGCGCGCGCGGTGAGCTTCCTGGCCAGCTCCTTGGGCCAGTGCACCTGCACCCCGGCGGCGGCCAGAGCGCGCGAGGCGGACCCCAGCAACTCGGCGATCTCCTCGTCGGCCGGTTCCACCGAGTCCGGCACCGCGGCGGAGAGCAGCGGTGCCAGCGGGGGCCAGGCGCGGGCGGCCCGCCGCAGCGTGAGCAGAGCGTCCATCCGGGCCCGCGGGCCGAACGCGGCAGCGGTCCGCGAGCCGCCCGCCCACAGCTCTGCCGCATCGGCGACCAGGGAGGGATCGCTGACGCTGTGGATCTGCAGCACGGCACGGAACGACGGCGCGCCCCCGTCCGTTCCTGATCCGGAGCCCTCCACGCCCCGGGCTGTCTCAAGGCCCGTTTCCGCGCCGCTCCGCCGCGACGCAAGGCCCGACACCTCGATACGCAACGAGAGCCGTACGCCCGCGTCGTGACCGGCCGCCACATCGGCCGCCCAGGCCCGTCCCTCGGGCAGCTGCTGGGGCTGCTGGGCGGTGAACGCGGGACCGGCGGCGGCGAACCCCGCGGCCGGGGTCCGGGGCATCGCGTCCGCCACCGCATCGAGGAACGCGCGCAGCAGGCGCTCCGGTTCGGGCAGCAGCGGTTCGGCGCCGGCGTCGCTGTCGTTCGCCGTCGCGTCCGGAACCGGGGTCGCGTGCGCGGTCGGCGGCATCGACGCCGCCAGCTCCCGGACCCGTTCGAGGTCCTCGGCGCTCAACGGCCCGATCCGCCAGGCGTCGTGGTCGGCGGGGCTCAGCCCCGGCAGCAGCAGGCCGCGGGCGACGAACTGCAGGGCGAGGAGCGCACCCGCGCCCCAGAAAGCGGTGGCGGGGGAGGCCTGCGCGGCGGCGCGTGCCCGGGTCAGTACCGGAAGGGCGTCCCGCACGGGGAGGAACAGCGCCGAAACCGTACGGGGCCGCAGGTCGGCGTCGACCACGGTCAGCTCCGACACGGTCCCGGGAGTGTCGCAGGGGGTGCTCCCGTCCGGGTCCCAGAAAACGATCATGCTGTTACGCGCCGGATCGGCGGGGACGAAGATTGCGGAGCAGCGGGACAGGTCGGCGATCTCGGACGGCTTTGGCGCAGGGTGCCTGTGCACAGGAATGGCTGATTCCTCAAACTTGACTAGTGGGCGGAGTCGCCGAGGGTACTCCACTTTGCTCGATGGCGGGCCGCATGGTCGTGTGGCGTGCGTCACGCTTTCTGGTGGCGGTATCTCCATGGTGCAGCCAGCCCCACCACCGGGCACGGGGTCTGCCCCAGGGGCGATCAGGGTGGTGGCGCCATGGCTCCCATCGGCCCTCGGTCACTACGTTCGATGAGGTCAGCGCCTTAGAGGTTCCAGAGACCGGAGACGTCATGCCCCAGGCGACAGCCACTGTTGCGGATCCCGCCGACGAAAGCAGCCCGGAGCGCCGGGCCGACGCACGCGCCGCGGCGGCCGGGAGCGATTTCGCACCGCTGCTGCGTGCCGCGAGGGACCAGGGTCTGCTGGAGCGCCGCACCGACCGGTATGTGCTCGGCATCGCCGCCAATCTCGCGGCCCTGGGCGCGTTGCTCACCGGCTTCGTCCTGTTGGGCGACACGTGGTGGAGCCTGCTCCTCGCCCTGCCCCTGGCGGTCCTGTGGACCCGTACGGCCTTCGTCGCCCACGACGCGGGGCATGCGCAGATATCCGCGGACCGCAGGACGAGCAGGCTGATCGCTCTCGTCCACGCCAATCTGCTCCTGGGCATGAACGAGGCGTGGTGGAACGACAAGCACGTACGCCACCACGCCAACCCCAACCACATCGACAAGGACCCCGATGTGGGCGTCGGTGCCCTGGTCTGGACCCAGAAGCAGGCGGAGCAGCGGGAGGGTTCCGCCCGTTGGCTGACCAGGAACCAGGCCCGGCTGTTCTTCCCCATGCTGCTGCTCGAAGGCATCGCCCTGAAGATCTACGGATTCCAGTTCCTGAGCCGACAGCCCCTGCGGGAGCGGGCCGTCTCGGCGCTGCTGCTGACCGCGCACTTCGCCCTCTACGCGACGCTGCTGTTCAGCACGCTGTCCCCGGCAAAGGCCGTCGTCTTCGCCCTGGTGCTGCACGCACTGTTCGGCCTCCACCTGGGCCTGGCCTTCGCCCCCAACCACAAGGGGATGGAGATGCCCGACCCCGACGGCGAGCGCTGGGGCCACCTCCAGCGGCAGGTACTGACCTCGCGCAACGTACGGGGCGGCGTCCTGACCGACTGGTTCCTCGGCGGGCTGAACTACCAGATAGAGCACCACCTCTTCCCGAGCATGCCCCGCCCCAACCTGCGGCTGGCCCAGCCCCTGGTCAGGGCGCACTGCGCCGGCATCGGCATGCCGTACACGGAGACCGGACTGATCGAGTCCTACCGCCAGGCGCTGGCGCACATGCACGACGTCGGTGAGCCGCTGCGGTAGCGCGGGGTGCCGGGGAACGTAAGAGAGCGCGGAGGCGTTCCCACAACAGGAGCGGCGCCGGCCGCGAAGGAGGCGTGGACCATGTCGAATGGTGCGAAGGTCGCTATCGGGGGTGTCCTCGCGGCAGCCGTCCTGTGGCCCCTGATCGGATTCTGGTGGGCGCTGCTGGTCGTGATCGGTGTCCCCGTGGCGGGCTATCTGCTGCTGGACCCGTCCCAGCGGCGCAGGCTCCGCAGGATCAACCGCAAGGAAATCGGCCGCTGAATGAGGACGCAGAGGGCCAGGACGTCACACGCCTTGGGCGGCCAGCCCGTCCAGAGCCGTGAGCAGGCCGGGCAGTGAGGCCCCACGGCCGACGGGAATGACCGTGCCGGGCTCCTCGTCCAGCAGGAACAGAGCGATGTCGTCGGTCCGCGCCACCATCGACCACCCCGGGCCGTCGACGCGCAGCGTACGTGCGTCGGCCGAGACGTACGAGGAACGGATCCGCCCGGGAGGCGGCGGAGTCCTCGTATAGGCGGTGGCCTCCGACAGGGCTCTGCGGACACCGGGGTGCCGGGGGGACCCGGAGGGGGCGTTCTCCTGGTCCTCTCCGGTGTCGCTCCCCGCATCCGCCTCGGCGTCGGTTGCGACCTCACCCCGGGCCTCGCGGCCCGTCTCACCGGTGGTGCCGGGCAGCGGGAACTGCGTGTCGTCGATCTGCTCGCGCCATGCCGACCACTGCGCGGCGATCTCGTCGGCGCCGAGCCGTCGCTGCGCCGGTCCCCAGGCCTCCGCGTCGGGCGGGGTGAGGGGTGCCGGCCCCTCCCCGTCCGTCTCCGGATCGTGCGGGTCCGGCACGCCGGGCGCGGAGACGGCCAGGTCCATCGGCCAGCCGGGCAGGGCGCACACCATGGAGCGCTCGTCGGGGGAGAGGTCGTGCTCCATGCCGCAGTCCCAGGCGGCGATGGCGACGGCCACCTGGGAGGCGTCGTCGACGACCACCGTCCACCGCGCGCCCTCACCGTCCTGCCCGAGGATGAGCCCGTAGCCCTCCTCGTACGGTTCGAGCGCCAGCGCACCGCACGCGGCGACGTAATCGTCCCCCAGCACACTGGGGAACCGCGAGGGCGTCAGCAGCATCGCGGTCAGCACCAGCAGCGCGTCGTCGGCCGCCTCGTCCACACCGGCCACGGTGTCCTCCCCATCGCTCATCGCCCTGCCCGCCCGTCACCAGTCCCGCGCTTCTCGGTCCGTCGTGCCCGGGCTGTCCTTCCTGGGCCCGTCGTTCCCTGTCCGTCGGCGCACCCTAACCAGTCGGTAACCTCTTCGTCGAGGGTCTGACGAGCAAGGGCGAAGGGGAGTGGACCCGCCTCGTCCGGGTGCGGAGGGCCGAAGAGCAGGGGTGCGCGGGAGGCCTCCGCGTAAGGTTGGACATCCGGCCGAACGAGGGGGACAGCATGGTGACGCGGTACGACCGGCTGAAAGAGATTCAGCGACTGGACCCCGAGAGGGACTTCCTGGAGATCTACCGCCTCACTGTCACGTACGAGTTCCCCTGGGACGTCACCCGCGCCCTCGAACTGGCCCTCTACCGCACCTATGCGGTGCCCAGCATCGGCCGACTCCTCGACGAGACGGCGGAGTTGACGGAGCGCTCCCAGAAGCGCTATGACGACACCGCCCTGCTGCTCGACACGGTGGTGGAGCACGGCTTCGACACCGACGAAGGCCGCACGGCCGTCCGCCGGATCAACCAGATGCACCGCAGCTACGACATCGGCAACGACGACATGCGCTACGTCCTGTGCACGTTCGTCGTCACACCGAAGCGATGGCTGGACGATTTCGGCTGGCGACGCCTCTGCTGCCACGAGCTGGCCGCCTTCGCCGCCTACTACCGCACGCTCGGCGCGCGGATGGGGATCAAGGACATTCCGGAGACCTACGAGGACTTCGAGCGCACCCTCGACACCTACGAGGACAAGCATTTCGGGTGGGACGAAGGGGCCCGACGGGTCTCCGACGCCACCTTGGCCCTGATGGCTTCCTGGTATCCGGCGCCCCTCGCCCCGGTGGTGCGCGGCGCCAGCCTCGCGCTCCTGGACGACTCGTTGCTCAAGGCGTTCCGCTATCGCCGCCCGGGGCCGGTGGCCCGCGGACTGACCCGGGGCGCGCTGCGCATGCGGGCCCGTGCCGTCCGGCTGCTGCCGCCCCGGCGGAAACCCCACTACGCACGGCAGAATCCCGAGATCAAGGGATATCCGGGCGGGTACGAGATCGCAGGGCTCGGCACGTACCCCACCCCGGGGGTCCGCGGCTGCCCCGTCCCCGGCCACCGCCCGGCGCGGACGCCCGCCGACTGACGGCGACCGCCCGGCCGGTACGCCGTCGAGCCGGTGACGTGACGTGATTGCCCCGCCGGTACGCCGTCGAGCCGGGGCGAGGGCCGCAGGACTCGGGCCGTCGGCCTCAGCCCTGCCTGACGGCGAGCGCGAGGAAGCGCGCGTCCTCGTCCAGGTAGGACTCCAGCCGCCACCCCGCACCGGCCAGCAGCTCACGCAGCCTGGGCTCGGCCCGCAGGTCGTCGTCGGTGACGGCGCGCCCCTGGCGCGCGGCGAGGGCAGTCCGGCCGATCGGGTGGAACAGGGCGAGGACCCCGCCCGGCCGGACCACGCGTGCGAGCTCCGCCATATCGGCCTCGGGCCGGGCCAGATGTGAGATCAGCCCGGCCCCGAACACCGCGTCCAGGGCACTGTCACGCAGGGGCAGCCGCGCGACATCGGCACGCACGAGTGTCCCGCTGGTTCCGCGCCCCGCCCGCGCCGCCGCCTCCAACATGGCCGGTGTCAGGTCGGCGCCCAGCACCGTGCCCTCGGGCCCGACCACCGCTCGCAACGCGGGCAGCGCACGCCCCGTCCCGCAGCCCGCGTCGAGCACGGCATCGCCCCGGCGCAGCCCGAGCAGGCCGGCCGCCGCCGTGTAGGCGGGGCCGTCGTCGGGGAACCGGCTGTCCCAGTCGGCCGCACGCGGGGTGAAGAAGTCCAGGACACGGGTGTGGGTGTGGTCGTCGGTCATGAGGACATGCTCGCGCAACCGGTGGGGGCGTGCGAGCGCCGCAACCGACCCGTCCCCTCAGACGTCGACCCCGTAGTCCGAGGCGATGCCGGCCAGGCCGGAGGCGTAACCCTGGCCGACGGCCCGGAACTTCCACTCGGCGCCGTGCCGGTACAGCTCGCCGAAGACCATCGCCGTCTCGGTGGAGGCGTCCTCGCTCAGGTCGTAACGGGCGAGCTCGACGCCGTTCGCCCGGTTCACCACGCGGATGAACGCGTTGCGGACCTGACCGAAGCTCTGGCCACGGCTCTGGGCGTCATGGATCGAGACGGGGAACACGATCTTCGCGACCTCGGCGGGCACCGACGACAGATCGACCTCGACCGACTCATCGTCGCCCTCGCCCTCACCCGTCAGGTTGTCACCGGTGTGGCGGACGGAACCGTCGGGGCTGGTGAGGTTGTTGTAGAAGACGAAGTGACTGTCGGAGAGAACCTTGCCCGCCGCGGAGCACAGCAGCGCACTCGCATCCAGGTCGTGATCGGCCCCGGTCGTGGTCCGTACGTCCCAGCCGAGTCCGACCGTCACCGCGGTGAGGCCGGGGGCCTCCTTCGACAGGGAGACATTGCCACCCTTGGCCAGGGTCACACCCATGATTTCCTCCAGTCTTCGGTCGGTCAGCACCGGTGGTCCGGAAATCCGCGGCTGCACCGCATCCGAGTCCGGTGACCGGAGCCGTTCTGCTGTCACTTGTCACTTTTGTTAGCCGCTACCCGTTACAAACGCTCGGCGCGACGCTCCCGGTTCCCGGATCGTCAGGGCATGCTCTCGTCCTTCATCGCCCTGGCCTCACTCTTGAGGATGCGCATGGACTTGCCCAGGGCACGGGCCGTGTCCGGCAGCCTCTTCAAGCCGAAGACGGCGATCACGACGACCGCCAGGATCAGCAGGTGCCAGGGTTCCAGGCCGTTGCGCAGCATTCCGGCCCCGCCTTTCTGTCCGTACGGGTCTGTCCGCGGCAACAACACTTGCCGCGTTGCGCAACTGTGCAACTAGCGTGCGCGGTCGGAACGGGCGCCCCTCGACGCCCCCAGACGCTCCCCCGGGGCGTCAAGCACGTCGGCCGGGTGACGGCGCTCGTAGCGGCGTCGGGTCGCCATGAGCCCGACCGCGTACAGCCCGAGGACCGAGCCGAGCAACAGGTAGGAGAGGTGCGGCAGGGCGCTCCTGCCCAGCAACGGCCCGAGCGGGGTGAGCGGGAGGGCGACCCCGACCGCGGCGAGACCTGCCGCGGCGGCCCGCAGAGGCCCGCCCGCCCGGCGTTCGGCGGCACTGCGGCCGGTCCGCAGGACCATCACCAGGGCCTGGGTGAGCAGGTTCTCCGGGAACCAACCGGCGTGGAACGCCGCCTCCCCGCCGTCCCCGGGCGCGTGGTGGAGGGCGAGGGCGAGCACCCCGCACGTGGCGAGGTCGGTGGCCGCGTTGAGCAGGCCGAAACCCGTGATGAAGCGCAGGAAGTGACGCCGGCGCAGCGCGGTGGGGCGGCGCAGGACCGACGCCGGCGGGCGGTCGAACGCGAACGCCAACTGCGCCGCCTCGAAGCAGAGGTTCTGCACCAGAACCTGCGACGGGAGCATCGGGAGGAAGGGCGGCATCAGTCCGGCCGTCAGCATCCCGATGACGTTGCCGAGGTTCGACGAGAGAGTGATCCGCAGATAGGCGGCGATGTTCCCGCTGCTGCCCCGCCCCGCCAGCACCGCACGGTCGATCGCGGTGAGATCCTTCTCCGCCAGGACGACATCGGCCGCCTCCCGGGCCACGTCCACGGCGTTGCGGGGGCAGATGCCGACATCGGCGGCGTGCAGGGCGGGCAGGTCGTTGACGCCGTCACCGAGGAAGCCGGTCGTGCGACCGCCGGCGCCTAGGGCCGAGACGATCCGGGCCTTGGGCTCGGGGGTGCAGCGCGCGAAGACGACGGCCCGGTCCGCCACCCCGACCAGCTCCGCGTCCGACAGGGTGTCCACCAACTCGGCCGTCACCACGTCGTCGGGCCCGGACCGGCCGCGGGGCGCAGACCGAGGTCCGCGCACACCCGTGCCGCTGTGCCCGGGTGGTCGCCGGTGAGCAGCTTGACGCGCACACCCCGCCGCGCGAGCACTCCGGCAGCAGCCCGCGCGGCCCGCTGTCGAGGGCCCGCAGCGTCTGGAGAGGGTTGGGTACGGCGGCGGGGAACGGTGCGACGGGTGCCGGAGCGCCGATGGTGAGGTGTCCGGGGCCCGCGGCTGGACTGCTCTCAGGCACCGAGTTCACGCAGGCGGACGGGCGCGGGGGAGGGGTGCCCGGCGCGGGCGGCCACCTGGCCGACCATCAGCCTGACGACCGTCACCACATCGGGATCGTCGACCGGATAGACCTGCCGTCGGCCTTCCCGGCGCGAGCGGACGAGACCCGCCAGCTTCAGCTTCGTCAGATACTGGCTGACCGAGGGAAGCGTCCCGCCCACCCGTTCGGCGAGCCCCGTCACATCGCTCTCGCCCTGGGCCAGTGCCCAACGATGTGCAACCGTGCGGGTGTCGCCAGGAGCCCGAACGCCGCAGCGGCCTCCGCCAGCACCTCCGCGGGTGGATCCTGGAAACCGCCGCCGGAACCGGTCGACACGCTCGCATCTTTTCGTCCCCGGGCCGTCGCCGGCATGGACCCGACACCGCTGCCCGTTCAGGACGGCCGAAGAGACCAACCGCGAGAGACGCAATGAGGTCGGGAGAGGGCAACGAGGGACAGACACGAAGGCTCATCGGTCAAGACCGATCAACCCGCTCGAACGAAGCCGAACGATTGGCATGCTTTCCGCCCGACCGGATTCCTGAAGTTCGGAGCGACCCGTGAAGCCCGCCGCGAGTCCTGAAGAGAGAAGGGACGCATGCCCTCCGAGTCCATCGACAGCGACGAGAACCCTCGTGCCGCCCACCGCGCCCCCGCGAACGTCGGCAGGACCATGATCGGAGAAGACATCGCCCTCACGCTGAAGATCGTCGTGGCGGGCGGCTTCGGAGCAGGGAAATCGACTCTGATCGGCTCGGTCAGCGAGATCCGCCCGCTGCACTCGGAGGAGAAGCTGAGC
This sequence is a window from Streptomyces parvus. Protein-coding genes within it:
- a CDS encoding DEAD/DEAH box helicase; the protein is MHRHPAPKPSEIADLSRCSAIFVPADPARNSMIVFWDPDGSTPCDTPGTVSELTVVDADLRPRTVSALFLPVRDALPVLTRARAAAQASPATAFWGAGALLALQFVARGLLLPGLSPADHDAWRIGPLSAEDLERVRELAASMPPTAHATPVPDATANDSDAGAEPLLPEPERLLRAFLDAVADAMPRTPAAGFAAAGPAFTAQQPQQLPEGRAWAADVAAGHDAGVRLSLRIEVSGLASRRSGAETGLETARGVEGSGSGTDGGAPSFRAVLQIHSVSDPSLVADAAELWAGGSRTAAAFGPRARMDALLTLRRAARAWPPLAPLLSAAVPDSVEPADEEIAELLGSASRALAAAGVQVHWPKELARKLTARAVIGPDDRDAPDQDVSDRQGDGPRGRTAADAPSFLSADALLSFDWRFALGDQKLTREEVDRLAESSRPIVRLRDQWVLIDPEEARRARETQDRKVTPIDALGAVLTGSTEVDGRRVEVAATGWLQQLRDRLADPESAAQQSVGQPEALTATLRDYQLRGLNWLNTMTSLGLGGCLADDMGLGKTITLIALHLHRQNDRDAAGPTLVVCPTSLMGNWQREIEKFAPGTPVRRFHGASRSLEDLVDGEFVLTTYGTMRLDAPRLATVPWGMVVIDEAQHVKNPHSATAKQLRTIGARARVALTGTPVENNLSELWAILDWTTPGLLGRLGTFRTRYAAAVEDGNDPAAAERLAALVRPFLLRRRKSDPGIAPELPPKTETDRAVSLTPEQTGLYEAVVRETLAEISAADGFERRGLVMKLLTSLKQICNHPAQFLKEEQPRIADRSGKVELLDELLDTILAEEGSVLVFTQYVQMARLLEEHLAARGVDTQFLHGGTPVARREEMVARFQTGEAPVFLLSLKAAGTGLNLTRAGHVVHFDRWWNPAVEAQATDRAYRIGQTQPVQVHRLIAEGTIEDRIADMLARKQGLADAVLGSGEAALTELTDAELADLVQLRGGAR
- a CDS encoding acyl-CoA desaturase — its product is MPQATATVADPADESSPERRADARAAAAGSDFAPLLRAARDQGLLERRTDRYVLGIAANLAALGALLTGFVLLGDTWWSLLLALPLAVLWTRTAFVAHDAGHAQISADRRTSRLIALVHANLLLGMNEAWWNDKHVRHHANPNHIDKDPDVGVGALVWTQKQAEQREGSARWLTRNQARLFFPMLLLEGIALKIYGFQFLSRQPLRERAVSALLLTAHFALYATLLFSTLSPAKAVVFALVLHALFGLHLGLAFAPNHKGMEMPDPDGERWGHLQRQVLTSRNVRGGVLTDWFLGGLNYQIEHHLFPSMPRPNLRLAQPLVRAHCAGIGMPYTETGLIESYRQALAHMHDVGEPLR
- a CDS encoding oxygenase MpaB family protein, with protein sequence MVTRYDRLKEIQRLDPERDFLEIYRLTVTYEFPWDVTRALELALYRTYAVPSIGRLLDETAELTERSQKRYDDTALLLDTVVEHGFDTDEGRTAVRRINQMHRSYDIGNDDMRYVLCTFVVTPKRWLDDFGWRRLCCHELAAFAAYYRTLGARMGIKDIPETYEDFERTLDTYEDKHFGWDEGARRVSDATLALMASWYPAPLAPVVRGASLALLDDSLLKAFRYRRPGPVARGLTRGALRMRARAVRLLPPRRKPHYARQNPEIKGYPGGYEIAGLGTYPTPGVRGCPVPGHRPARTPAD
- a CDS encoding class I SAM-dependent methyltransferase, with the protein product MTDDHTHTRVLDFFTPRAADWDSRFPDDGPAYTAAAGLLGLRRGDAVLDAGCGTGRALPALRAVVGPEGTVLGADLTPAMLEAAARAGRGTSGTLVRADVARLPLRDSALDAVFGAGLISHLARPEADMAELARVVRPGGVLALFHPIGRTALAARQGRAVTDDDLRAEPRLRELLAGAGWRLESYLDEDARFLALAVRQG
- a CDS encoding TerD family protein, whose protein sequence is MGVTLAKGGNVSLSKEAPGLTAVTVGLGWDVRTTTGADHDLDASALLCSAAGKVLSDSHFVFYNNLTSPDGSVRHTGDNLTGEGEGDDESVEVDLSSVPAEVAKIVFPVSIHDAQSRGQSFGQVRNAFIRVVNRANGVELARYDLSEDASTETAMVFGELYRHGAEWKFRAVGQGYASGLAGIASDYGVDV
- the tatA gene encoding Sec-independent protein translocase subunit TatA, which translates into the protein MLRNGLEPWHLLILAVVVIAVFGLKRLPDTARALGKSMRILKSEARAMKDESMP